The following are encoded in a window of Phragmites australis chromosome 22, lpPhrAust1.1, whole genome shotgun sequence genomic DNA:
- the LOC133904965 gene encoding mediator of RNA polymerase II transcription subunit 19a-like isoform X1 → MISKCISNMICWPRELTGAVDLISHYKLLGHHDFFCKRPLPLAISDTHYLHNVVGDTEIRKGEGMELDQLVQNAYLRDKPAYIQPFDMETLGQAFQLRETAPVDLPSAEKGIPTISGKPKSESKDKEKKHKKHKDKDREKDKERKKHKHRHKDRSKDKDKDKDKDKKKDKSGHHDSGGDYSKKHHEKKRKHEGPEDSADVHKHKKSKVAHSHSFLAGVIHFLIDQNFSFVDMV, encoded by the exons atgatctccaagtGCATAAGCAATATGATATGCT GGCCTAGGGAGCTCACTGGTGCTGTTGATTTAATCAGCCACTACAAACTGCTTGGGCACCATGATTTCTTTTGCAAGAGGCCTTTGCCACTGGCAATCTCAGATACACATTATCTTCACAATGTTGTGGGAGACACTGAAATTCGTAAAGGAGAAGGAATGGAGCTAGATCAACTAGTTCAAAATGCGTATTTGAGGGATAAGCCTGCTTATATTCAGCCCTTTGATATGGAAACATTGGGGCAAGCGTTCCAACTTCGAGAAACAGCTCCAGTAGATTTGCCCTCT GCTGAAAAAGGTATACCGACTATTTCGGGTAAACCGAAAAGTGAGTCCAAGGACAAAGAGAAGAAGCATAAAAAGCACAAAGACAAAGACAGGGAAAAGGACAAGGAGCGTAAGAAGCACAAACATCGGCATAAAGATCGAAGTAAGGACAAAGATAAAGACAAAGACAAGgataagaaaaaagataaaagtGGGCATCATGATTCTGGTGGCGACTATTCTAAGAAACATCATGAGAAG aagAGGAAGCACGAGGGACCGGAGGATTCGGCGGATGTGCATAAGCACAAGAAAAGCAAGGTAGCACACAGTCATTCTTTCCTTGCTGGTgtaatacattttctcatagatcAAAATTTTTCTTTTGTCGACATGGTTTAA
- the LOC133904965 gene encoding probable mediator of RNA polymerase II transcription subunit 19b isoform X4 yields MESDDKKFGKGPRELTGAVDLISHYKLLGHHDFFCKRPLPLAISDTHYLHNVVGDTEIRKGEGMELDQLVQNAYLRDKPAYIQPFDMETLGQAFQLRETAPVDLPSAEKGIPTISGKPKSESKDKEKKHKKHKDKDREKDKERKKHKHRHKDRSKDKDKDKDKDKKKDKSGHHDSGGDYSKKHHEKKRKHEGPEDSADVHKHKKSKHKGSKTDEMGNGLG; encoded by the exons atggaatctgatgacAAGAAATTTGGAAAAG GGCCTAGGGAGCTCACTGGTGCTGTTGATTTAATCAGCCACTACAAACTGCTTGGGCACCATGATTTCTTTTGCAAGAGGCCTTTGCCACTGGCAATCTCAGATACACATTATCTTCACAATGTTGTGGGAGACACTGAAATTCGTAAAGGAGAAGGAATGGAGCTAGATCAACTAGTTCAAAATGCGTATTTGAGGGATAAGCCTGCTTATATTCAGCCCTTTGATATGGAAACATTGGGGCAAGCGTTCCAACTTCGAGAAACAGCTCCAGTAGATTTGCCCTCT GCTGAAAAAGGTATACCGACTATTTCGGGTAAACCGAAAAGTGAGTCCAAGGACAAAGAGAAGAAGCATAAAAAGCACAAAGACAAAGACAGGGAAAAGGACAAGGAGCGTAAGAAGCACAAACATCGGCATAAAGATCGAAGTAAGGACAAAGATAAAGACAAAGACAAGgataagaaaaaagataaaagtGGGCATCATGATTCTGGTGGCGACTATTCTAAGAAACATCATGAGAAG aagAGGAAGCACGAGGGACCGGAGGATTCGGCGGATGTGCATAAGCACAAGAAAAGCAAG CACAAGGGTTCCAAAACCGATGAGATGGGGAATGGACTTGGTTAG
- the LOC133905293 gene encoding hydroxyproline O-galactosyltransferase GALT2-like, with product MKRARSSEVFLGGRLRARRRLAPLLAAAAFAYLLFVSVKLAGLGSAGPAAVVSTVPAASGGEPLRRQVEEPAPPTRARAAAGGGVAGYGRITGEILRRYEAIGERGNFTELERMAAEAWTLGARAWEEASAFTGDVEESIVSRDGGGTKCPGSIALGGETAAFLPCGLAAGSAVTVVGTARAARPEYVEALERRGVGNGTVLVAQFAVELRGLRAADGEEPPRILHLNPRLRGDWSGRPVLEMNTCFRMQWGTAQRCDGTPSKDDGHVDGLKKCEKWERRDSFNPNETKTSSWLNRFIGRAKKPEMTWPFPFSEGKMFVLTIQAGVEGYHINVGGRHVASFPHRMGFALEDATGLAVTGGIDVHSVYATALPRAHPSFSLQQVLEMSDRWTARPVPQEPIQLFIGILSATNHFAERMAIRKTWMQFPAIQLGNVVARFFVALSHRKEINAALKKEAEYFGDIVILPFIDRYELVVLKTVAICQYGVQNITADYIMKCDDDTFVRLDIILQQISTYNKSLPLYLGNLNLLHRPLRHGKWAVSYEEWPEAVYPPYANGPGYVLSIGIARDIASRHANHSLRLFKMEDVSMGMWVEDYNATAPVQYVHSWKFCQYGCVDNYFTAHYQSPRQMLCLWDKLSTGRAHCCNYR from the exons ATGAAGCGCGCGCGCAGCTCTGAGGTCTTCCTCGGCGGCCGGTTGCGTGCACGCCGGCGCCTGGCGCCTCTACTTGCCGCGGCGGCGTTCGCGTACCTACTGTTCGTGTCTGTTAAGCTCGCCGGCCTCGGCAGCGCGGGCCCCGCGGCGGTTGTCAGCACGGTGCCCGCCGCTAGCGGGGGCGAGCCACTGCGTCGGCAGGTTGAGGAGCCGGCGCCCCCCACGCGCGCACGAGCCGCTGCGGGCGGTGGTGTGGCCGGGTACGGCCGCATTACCGGCGAGATCCTCCGGCGGTACGAGGCCATCGGGGAGCGGGGGAACTTCACGGAGCTCGAGCGCATGGCCGCCGAGGCGTGGACGCTCGGCGCCAGGGCGTGGGAGGAGGCGTCCGCGTTCACCGGCGACGTGGAGGAGTCCATCGTCTCCCGCGACGGCGGGGGAACCAAGTGCCCCGGCTCGATCGCCCTCGGAGGGGAGACGGCGGCGTTCCTGCCGTGCGGGCTGGCGGCGGGGTCGGCGGTGACGGTGGTGGGGacggcgcgggcggcgcggccGGAGTACGTCGAGGCGCTGGAGCGGAGGGGCGTCGGGAACGGGACGGTGTTGGTGGCGCAGTTCGCGGTGGAGTTGCGCGGGCTGCGCGCCGCCGACGGCGAGGAGCCGCCCAGGATCCTCCACCTCAACCCGCGCCTGCGTGGCGACTGGAGCGGGCGCCCCGTGCTGGAGATGAACACCTGCTTCCGAATGCAGTGGGGCACGGCGCAGCGCTGCGACGGCACCCCTTCCAAGGACGATGGCCATG TCGATGGGCTAAAAAAATGTGAGAAATGGGAGCGGCGGGACTCGTTTAATCCGAACGAAACAAAGACAAGCTCATGGTTGAACAGGTTCATTGGCCGAGCAAAGAAACCAGAGATGACATGGCCATTCCCATTTTCAGAGGGGAAGATGTTTGTTCTCACTATCCAAGCTGGTGTTGAAGGATACCATATTAACGTTGGAGGCCGCCATGTTGCCTCATTTCCTCATAGGATG GGATTTGCTCTTGAAGACGCCACAGGCTTAGCTGTAACCGGGGGCATAGATGTTCACTCTGTGTATGCAACCGCCCTTCCAAGGGCCCATCCTAGTTTTTCTCTCCAGCAGGTCTTGGAAATGTCCGATAGGTGGACGGCTCGCCCTGTGCCACAGGAACCAATTCAGCTTTTTATTGGCATCCTCTCAGCTACAAACCATTTCGCTGAGCGCATGGCTATTAGAAAAACCTGGATGCAGTTTCCTGCCATCCAATTGGGAAATGTGGTTGCTCGATTCTTTGTTGCTCTG AGCCATAGAAAGGAGATAAATGCAGCACTAAAGAAGGAAGCGGAATATTTTGGAGACATAGTCATTCTGCCATTTATCGACCGGTATGAGCTGGTGGTTCTGAAAACAGTTGCGATATGTCAATATGGG GTGCAAAATATTACTGCAGATTATATCATGAAGTGCGATGATGACACCTTTGTGAGGCTGGATATAATACTGCAACAAATTTCTACCTACAACAAAAGCTTACCTCTTTATCTGGGCAACTTAAATCTCTTACACAGGCCTCTAAGACATGGCAAATGGGCTGTGAGCTATGAG GAATGGCCTGAAGCAGTGTATCCCCCATACGCCAATGGACCTGGCTATGTTCTATCGATCGGCATTGCTAGAGATATAGCATCCCGGCATGCAAACCACTCCCTGAGG CTGTTCAAGATGGAAGATGTGAGCATGGGCATGTGGGTCGAGGACTACAACGCCACTGCCCCTGTGCAGTACGTCCACAGCTGGAAGTTCTGTCAATACGGCTGCGTAGATAACTACTTCACTGCGCATTACCAGTCTCCCAGGCAGATGCTGTGCCTCTGGGATAAACTGTCGACTGGGCGAGCACACTGCTGTAACTACAGATAA
- the LOC133904965 gene encoding mediator of RNA polymerase II transcription subunit 19a-like isoform X2, giving the protein MESDDKKFGKGPRELTGAVDLISHYKLLGHHDFFCKRPLPLAISDTHYLHNVVGDTEIRKGEGMELDQLVQNAYLRDKPAYIQPFDMETLGQAFQLRETAPVDLPSAEKGIPTISGKPKSESKDKEKKHKKHKDKDREKDKERKKHKHRHKDRSKDKDKDKDKDKKKDKSGHHDSGGDYSKKHHEKKRKHEGPEDSADVHKHKKSKVAHSHSFLAGVIHFLIDQNFSFVDMV; this is encoded by the exons atggaatctgatgacAAGAAATTTGGAAAAG GGCCTAGGGAGCTCACTGGTGCTGTTGATTTAATCAGCCACTACAAACTGCTTGGGCACCATGATTTCTTTTGCAAGAGGCCTTTGCCACTGGCAATCTCAGATACACATTATCTTCACAATGTTGTGGGAGACACTGAAATTCGTAAAGGAGAAGGAATGGAGCTAGATCAACTAGTTCAAAATGCGTATTTGAGGGATAAGCCTGCTTATATTCAGCCCTTTGATATGGAAACATTGGGGCAAGCGTTCCAACTTCGAGAAACAGCTCCAGTAGATTTGCCCTCT GCTGAAAAAGGTATACCGACTATTTCGGGTAAACCGAAAAGTGAGTCCAAGGACAAAGAGAAGAAGCATAAAAAGCACAAAGACAAAGACAGGGAAAAGGACAAGGAGCGTAAGAAGCACAAACATCGGCATAAAGATCGAAGTAAGGACAAAGATAAAGACAAAGACAAGgataagaaaaaagataaaagtGGGCATCATGATTCTGGTGGCGACTATTCTAAGAAACATCATGAGAAG aagAGGAAGCACGAGGGACCGGAGGATTCGGCGGATGTGCATAAGCACAAGAAAAGCAAGGTAGCACACAGTCATTCTTTCCTTGCTGGTgtaatacattttctcatagatcAAAATTTTTCTTTTGTCGACATGGTTTAA
- the LOC133904965 gene encoding mediator of RNA polymerase II transcription subunit 19a-like isoform X3, which translates to MISKCISNMICWPRELTGAVDLISHYKLLGHHDFFCKRPLPLAISDTHYLHNVVGDTEIRKGEGMELDQLVQNAYLRDKPAYIQPFDMETLGQAFQLRETAPVDLPSAEKGIPTISGKPKSESKDKEKKHKKHKDKDREKDKERKKHKHRHKDRSKDKDKDKDKDKKKDKSGHHDSGGDYSKKHHEKKRKHEGPEDSADVHKHKKSKHKGSKTDEMGNGLG; encoded by the exons atgatctccaagtGCATAAGCAATATGATATGCT GGCCTAGGGAGCTCACTGGTGCTGTTGATTTAATCAGCCACTACAAACTGCTTGGGCACCATGATTTCTTTTGCAAGAGGCCTTTGCCACTGGCAATCTCAGATACACATTATCTTCACAATGTTGTGGGAGACACTGAAATTCGTAAAGGAGAAGGAATGGAGCTAGATCAACTAGTTCAAAATGCGTATTTGAGGGATAAGCCTGCTTATATTCAGCCCTTTGATATGGAAACATTGGGGCAAGCGTTCCAACTTCGAGAAACAGCTCCAGTAGATTTGCCCTCT GCTGAAAAAGGTATACCGACTATTTCGGGTAAACCGAAAAGTGAGTCCAAGGACAAAGAGAAGAAGCATAAAAAGCACAAAGACAAAGACAGGGAAAAGGACAAGGAGCGTAAGAAGCACAAACATCGGCATAAAGATCGAAGTAAGGACAAAGATAAAGACAAAGACAAGgataagaaaaaagataaaagtGGGCATCATGATTCTGGTGGCGACTATTCTAAGAAACATCATGAGAAG aagAGGAAGCACGAGGGACCGGAGGATTCGGCGGATGTGCATAAGCACAAGAAAAGCAAG CACAAGGGTTCCAAAACCGATGAGATGGGGAATGGACTTGGTTAG